A portion of the Callithrix jacchus isolate 240 chromosome 21, calJac240_pri, whole genome shotgun sequence genome contains these proteins:
- the KRTAP8-1 gene encoding keratin-associated protein 8-1 → MYCNNFSRAVFPGCYWGTYGYPLGYSVGCGYGSTYSPVGYGLGYGYNGCGTFGYRRYWPFALY, encoded by the coding sequence ATGTACTGCAACAACTTCTCCCGTGCTGTCTTCCCAGGATGCTACTGGGGCACCTATGGCTACCCACTGGGATACAGCGTGGGCTGTGGCTACGGCAGCACCTACTCCCCAGTGGGCTATGGCTTAGGCTATGGCTACAACGGCTGTGGGACTTTCGGCTACAGGAGATACTGGCCATTTGCTCTCTACTGA